Genomic DNA from Leptospira broomii serovar Hurstbridge str. 5399:
GATACTGTATTCCATTCGAGTCGACGCCAATCTGAAGCAACCGGCAGGAAATTCCGGTTTCTTCGGAAAATTGCCTGGTTAATGATTCTAATTTTCCGGAGACTCTCTTCGAATGCTTTCGCTGGCAGTAGAGCAGAATTGACGGGCCGCTCCCGGACAAAGAAACCCCCAAAACTTCTTTTCCGGCTTTTTCCACCAACGGTAAAATAGGAAATTCCGAATTCATTCTATAAGGAGTATGAATTCGGTCTTCAAGAGCCTTTTGCAAAAGCCCAGGCTTACCCGATTCTAAAAATTCCCACCAGGTGCCGAAACGACTCATATTAAAAATAACGTCTTCCACAGGATATTTTTCTGGAAGACATTTTCGAGAATGGTTCGTCGCAATCTCGAATTCGGGTATTAAGAAAAAACAATGGATACCCTTCGGAAATTTTTTCTTAAAATAATAAAGTCTCTCTTCGGCAAAGTAGGAAAAAACGAATCCGCCCAGGTAGGCCGGTGTGGTATTGTCGGGATGACCTTCCAACAATGCGAGATTGTATAAAAAATCCGACTCGCTAGGAGCTTTCGTTCCTTTGAAATAAGTTTCTTGGGCAAAACGAGCAGCCGTATAACCCGCGACTACCGCACTGGCGCTGGATCCTAGACCGCCTCTCATCGGAAGATCCAACTCCATCTTTACAGAGTACGGCAGCGGAGAAATTTCGGGAATGAAAAGAGAAAAATAAT
This window encodes:
- the thrB gene encoding homoserine kinase translates to MSLKYKFQVQVPGTSANLGSGFDLFGLAFKIYNRFSFEFGASESFQRSVKGYEVPPFSEDEDLVLAAYKNYFSLFIPEISPLPYSVKMELDLPMRGGLGSSASAVVAGYTAARFAQETYFKGTKAPSESDFLYNLALLEGHPDNTTPAYLGGFVFSYFAEERLYYFKKKFPKGIHCFFLIPEFEIATNHSRKCLPEKYPVEDVIFNMSRFGTWWEFLESGKPGLLQKALEDRIHTPYRMNSEFPILPLVEKAGKEVLGVSLSGSGPSILLYCQRKHSKRVSGKLESLTRQFSEETGISCRLLQIGVDSNGIQYRARKL